Proteins co-encoded in one Cupriavidus taiwanensis genomic window:
- a CDS encoding AMP-binding protein: MNANIYQAGLERNAANHVPLTPLQFLDRCAEQYPERTAIVHGSLRQSWRTTRDRCRRLASALVKRGVQRGDTVSILAPNTPAMVEAHHGVPLSGAVLNAINCRLDADGVRFILAHGEARILLVDSEFAALAASALQGLENPPVVVDILDTEGPAGSRLGALDYEQLLSEGDADFGGIWPDDEWDAITLNYTSGTTSDPKGVVPSHRGAYLMSMLQLTDWGMPRGPRYLWTLPMFHANGWCFAWAITAAAGTHVCLRKVTAANIFHAIDAHKVDHFCAAPIVLASIATASESERCTFSHAVRVRTAGSPPPASVLKAVMEMGFDVEHVYGITEASGTPVSSYRDPAWDDKPIEEKARLMSRQGNRAAALEGLRVADPDTMEPVPCDGKTQGELLLRGNIVMKGYLKNPQATVAAFGGGWFHTGDVAVMHPDGYIQITDRSKDVIISGGENISSVEVEDVLHQHPAVLIAAVVAQPHPKWGESPCAFIELKPGVDAPAEKEVIDFCRDRLAHYKCPVRVIYGPLPKTGTGKIQKYRLRELAKSREAISEIV, translated from the coding sequence ATGAACGCCAACATTTATCAGGCAGGACTTGAGCGCAACGCGGCCAACCATGTGCCGTTGACGCCCTTGCAGTTCCTGGATCGGTGCGCCGAGCAGTATCCTGAGCGAACCGCGATCGTCCATGGCAGCCTCCGTCAGTCCTGGAGGACAACGCGGGACCGCTGCCGCCGCCTTGCCAGCGCGCTCGTGAAGCGCGGCGTCCAGCGCGGTGATACGGTTTCCATCCTGGCGCCAAATACTCCTGCCATGGTCGAGGCCCATCACGGTGTCCCGCTAAGCGGTGCGGTGCTCAATGCCATCAACTGCCGGCTGGACGCGGATGGCGTGAGGTTCATCCTGGCCCATGGCGAAGCCAGGATCCTGTTGGTAGACAGCGAATTCGCCGCGCTCGCTGCAAGCGCTCTGCAAGGCCTGGAAAATCCACCAGTGGTGGTCGACATTCTCGACACTGAAGGGCCTGCCGGGAGCCGACTGGGCGCGCTCGACTATGAGCAGCTTCTGAGCGAAGGCGATGCCGACTTCGGCGGCATCTGGCCCGATGACGAGTGGGATGCCATCACACTCAACTACACATCCGGCACGACTTCGGACCCCAAGGGTGTGGTGCCGAGCCATCGGGGCGCATACCTGATGAGCATGCTTCAGCTGACCGACTGGGGCATGCCGCGCGGGCCGCGGTATCTGTGGACGCTTCCCATGTTCCACGCAAATGGCTGGTGCTTCGCGTGGGCCATAACTGCCGCGGCGGGCACCCATGTCTGCTTGCGCAAGGTCACGGCGGCGAATATCTTTCACGCCATTGACGCGCATAAGGTCGACCACTTCTGTGCTGCACCCATCGTCCTGGCATCGATTGCGACGGCATCGGAATCCGAGCGTTGCACGTTTTCGCATGCGGTCAGGGTGCGGACGGCGGGATCGCCGCCGCCGGCAAGTGTCCTGAAGGCTGTGATGGAAATGGGCTTCGATGTGGAGCACGTCTACGGCATCACGGAGGCCTCGGGAACGCCGGTCAGTTCATATCGCGATCCGGCTTGGGATGACAAGCCCATCGAAGAAAAAGCCCGGCTGATGTCGCGCCAGGGCAATCGGGCCGCCGCCCTGGAAGGGCTACGCGTTGCCGATCCCGACACCATGGAGCCGGTACCCTGCGATGGCAAGACGCAAGGCGAGTTGCTGCTACGCGGCAATATCGTGATGAAGGGTTACCTGAAGAACCCCCAGGCGACCGTAGCCGCATTTGGTGGCGGCTGGTTTCACACTGGTGACGTCGCGGTCATGCATCCCGACGGATATATACAGATCACGGACCGATCCAAGGATGTGATCATATCGGGCGGGGAGAACATCTCGTCGGTGGAGGTTGAAGATGTCTTGCATCAACACCCCGCGGTCTTGATTGCCGCCGTGGTAGCCCAGCCACATCCGAAGTGGGGGGAGTCGCCCTGTGCCTTTATCGAACTGAAGCCGGGAGTCGACGCACCCGCGGAAAAGGAGGTCATTGATTTCTGTCGTGATCGGTTGGCCCATTACAAATGCCCGGTGAGGGTTATATATGGTCCATTGCCGAAGACCGGTACGGGAAAGATCCAGAAGTACCGCCTGCGCGAACTCGCGAAGAGTCGCGAGGCCATTTCCGAAATTGTGTGA
- a CDS encoding Bug family tripartite tricarboxylate transporter substrate binding protein: MFKHVCKVQMAAALLAVAQASYADAWPEPSKPISLIVPAPGGGGTGDTIARLLAQNLKRELNATVVVDNRGGANGNIGAGLAAAAKPNGYTFLLSWAGTLAVNPSLYRKLPFDPQSSFAPVSMVAEVPNVLVVNNTLPVNALADFISYAKAHNGELNYGSSGNGSSMHLAGELFSRETGVSMTHVPYSAPGTATTNLLANDIQVMFQLVPGIIGQVKAHKVKALAIMSAKRSPALPDVPTTTELGHASLISSTWFAVLAPKGTPDPIVQRMNAALNRTLSNPDVAKALADMGAIPLGGDPSRLASTLSADLSKWRAVVKQANIQLQ, translated from the coding sequence ATGTTCAAGCATGTTTGCAAGGTACAGATGGCGGCAGCGTTGCTGGCGGTCGCACAGGCGAGCTACGCCGATGCATGGCCGGAGCCGTCCAAGCCGATCAGCCTGATCGTTCCCGCCCCCGGAGGCGGCGGCACCGGCGACACGATCGCGCGCTTGCTCGCACAAAACCTCAAGCGCGAGCTGAATGCAACTGTTGTCGTCGACAATCGCGGCGGGGCCAACGGAAACATCGGCGCCGGACTGGCGGCCGCCGCAAAACCGAACGGCTACACCTTCCTGCTCTCCTGGGCCGGCACGCTGGCCGTCAACCCAAGCCTGTACCGCAAACTGCCCTTCGATCCGCAATCAAGCTTCGCACCGGTTTCCATGGTCGCCGAGGTGCCCAACGTTCTGGTGGTCAACAACACCTTGCCGGTGAACGCTTTGGCGGATTTCATCTCCTACGCCAAAGCGCACAATGGCGAACTGAACTACGGCAGCTCGGGTAATGGAAGCTCGATGCACCTGGCCGGAGAATTGTTCAGCCGCGAGACCGGCGTCAGCATGACTCACGTTCCCTATAGCGCGCCAGGGACAGCCACCACCAACCTCCTCGCCAACGACATACAAGTGATGTTCCAGCTGGTGCCGGGAATCATCGGCCAGGTCAAGGCTCACAAGGTCAAGGCTCTGGCCATCATGTCGGCTAAGCGATCACCTGCCTTGCCGGATGTTCCGACGACGACCGAACTGGGACATGCCTCGCTCATATCGTCAACGTGGTTTGCGGTGTTGGCGCCCAAGGGAACGCCCGACCCCATCGTTCAGCGCATGAACGCCGCCCTCAACAGAACGCTGTCAAATCCCGACGTCGCCAAAGCTTTGGCCGATATGGGCGCGATCCCGTTAGGGGGCGATCCATCCAGGCTCGCCAGCACGCTGTCAGCCGACCTGAGCAAATGGCGGGCGGTGGTGAAGCAGGCGAATATCCAGCTTCAATAG
- a CDS encoding uroporphyrinogen decarboxylase family protein: MKNIDHWKRMERVLRGDPIEQTPVSLWRHFPVEDTDAGKLARHTIAWQEKWRFDFVKFMPPGTFSVEDWGATTAYAGAANGARVVTRAAVKRTEDWKNIRHISARAGSWGQQNVALAQAAQALHGSVPILQTAFSPLTTARKLATEALFADIRCHPDAVEAALRVITDVTIEFCLDAIRAGAHGIFLATQLASHRLLTVSEYERFGAKYDIEILKALQGRCQVSMLHAHGDDIMFDLLSAYPVQLFNWHDRLTDPDLRRARQKFPRVLVGGLNEHQTLIHGTPEEIAGEVEDAIAQTGGRRLIIGPGCVLPVATSDSAIQAVLQSARDRNAVTL, encoded by the coding sequence GTGAAAAACATCGATCACTGGAAGCGCATGGAAAGGGTATTGCGCGGCGATCCCATCGAGCAGACCCCGGTCTCGCTTTGGCGCCATTTTCCCGTGGAGGATACCGATGCCGGCAAGCTGGCCCGGCATACGATAGCGTGGCAGGAAAAATGGAGGTTCGACTTCGTGAAGTTCATGCCTCCCGGCACCTTCAGCGTCGAAGACTGGGGCGCCACCACGGCCTACGCGGGGGCGGCAAACGGCGCCCGGGTCGTAACCCGTGCCGCCGTCAAACGCACGGAAGACTGGAAGAATATCCGCCACATCAGCGCGCGAGCCGGCTCGTGGGGACAGCAAAACGTTGCGCTGGCGCAAGCCGCCCAAGCGCTCCATGGTTCGGTACCGATTCTTCAGACCGCATTCAGCCCGCTGACGACAGCCCGCAAGCTCGCCACCGAGGCCCTGTTTGCCGACATCCGCTGCCACCCGGACGCTGTCGAAGCGGCCCTGCGCGTCATCACGGACGTCACCATCGAATTCTGTCTGGACGCAATCCGAGCAGGTGCCCACGGCATCTTCCTCGCCACCCAACTCGCTTCGCACCGGCTCCTTACGGTTTCAGAATATGAGCGCTTCGGTGCGAAGTACGACATCGAGATACTCAAAGCCTTGCAAGGCCGCTGTCAGGTCAGCATGCTTCACGCCCACGGCGATGACATCATGTTTGATCTGCTTTCCGCCTACCCGGTACAGCTGTTCAACTGGCACGACCGACTGACCGATCCGGATCTCCGGCGCGCCCGCCAGAAATTCCCCCGAGTACTGGTGGGTGGACTGAACGAGCACCAGACCCTGATCCACGGCACACCCGAAGAAATCGCCGGCGAAGTCGAGGATGCCATCGCGCAGACTGGCGGCCGGCGCCTGATAATCGGACCGGGATGCGTACTGCCGGTCGCAACCAGTGATAGTGCTATTCAAGCGGTTCTGCAATCTGCACGCGACCGCAATGCGGTAACGTTGTAG
- a CDS encoding cysteine dioxygenase family protein yields the protein MCKETQSPSAALAALTSAIAQILDSSRLPDVGAIRSAILHAFRSGVWIPHEQREPGDESYVRHVLHSDPARRYTVLALVWKGGQASPIHAHHTWCAYSVVSGELFEERFSYDAAGHGAVATHGASRRPGDGGCGPAGLNQIHRLRNSRDETAISVHAYGVPATELSQGVNNVLPLLEPASL from the coding sequence ATGTGCAAAGAAACGCAGTCTCCATCCGCCGCCTTGGCGGCTCTCACCAGCGCCATCGCGCAGATTCTCGACAGTTCCAGGCTTCCCGATGTGGGCGCCATCCGTTCGGCGATTCTGCACGCCTTCCGCTCGGGGGTCTGGATTCCCCACGAGCAGCGCGAACCCGGCGATGAAAGCTATGTGCGCCATGTCCTCCACAGCGATCCGGCCCGCCGCTACACCGTTCTTGCCCTGGTATGGAAAGGCGGCCAGGCCAGCCCGATCCATGCGCATCACACCTGGTGCGCTTATTCGGTGGTTTCAGGAGAACTGTTCGAAGAGCGCTTTTCGTACGACGCCGCCGGCCACGGCGCGGTCGCCACCCATGGTGCATCCAGGCGACCGGGGGATGGCGGCTGTGGCCCGGCCGGCTTGAATCAGATTCATCGCCTGCGCAATAGCCGCGACGAAACCGCCATCTCCGTACACGCATATGGCGTTCCGGCGACGGAACTGAGTCAGGGCGTCAACAACGTCCTGCCGCTTCTGGAACCCGCCTCGCTCTAA
- a CDS encoding LysR family transcriptional regulator, translating to MDLKLVVAIADAGNMTKGGAACFLAPSTASLRVKHLEQVIGTKLFKREARGVSPTRAGQIMVDHCRRCLSELDEMHANLVPFSEDVHAQVAIYASSSAIASFLPGDLQRFLKAHPRARITLEEHVSRDILVAVVEGRADIGILTHAEPHPELVYFPYKEDEIVLLVASSEPWEEREPASFVDCLRFPFVSQQNGSAIHSFLLAKASELGKRVDVRIQVAGFAAVASMVRSGAGVAIVPRSALATVNCAELRVVALKDSWAARTLNLCARRDVLGPRSYVSALLDLLRQGYDKGQGE from the coding sequence ATGGATCTGAAGCTCGTCGTGGCGATCGCGGATGCGGGGAACATGACGAAAGGCGGGGCGGCGTGCTTTCTGGCACCCTCGACGGCAAGCCTGCGCGTCAAGCACCTGGAGCAGGTGATTGGCACCAAGCTGTTCAAGCGCGAGGCGCGCGGCGTCTCACCTACCAGGGCCGGCCAAATCATGGTGGACCACTGCCGGCGGTGCCTCAGCGAACTGGATGAGATGCACGCTAACCTTGTGCCCTTCTCGGAAGACGTCCATGCACAGGTCGCCATCTACGCCAGCAGCAGCGCGATAGCCAGTTTCCTGCCCGGCGACCTGCAACGCTTCCTGAAAGCCCATCCCAGGGCCCGCATAACGCTCGAAGAGCACGTGAGCCGGGATATCCTCGTCGCCGTGGTCGAAGGGCGTGCCGATATCGGCATCCTCACGCATGCCGAACCCCATCCCGAGCTTGTGTACTTTCCCTATAAGGAGGATGAGATCGTATTGCTGGTGGCATCGTCCGAACCATGGGAAGAGCGCGAACCGGCGTCATTCGTGGACTGTCTGCGCTTCCCGTTTGTCAGCCAGCAGAACGGCTCGGCCATTCACTCGTTCTTGCTCGCCAAGGCGTCGGAACTCGGCAAACGCGTCGATGTGCGCATCCAGGTGGCCGGCTTCGCGGCGGTCGCATCCATGGTTCGCTCCGGCGCCGGCGTGGCTATCGTTCCGCGTTCCGCCCTGGCCACGGTCAATTGCGCGGAGCTCAGGGTGGTCGCACTCAAGGATTCATGGGCGGCAAGAACACTGAATCTCTGCGCACGCAGGGACGTGCTGGGTCCAAGAAGCTACGTCAGCGCGTTGCTGGACCTGCTGAGGCAAGGCTATGACAAAGGCCAAGGTGAATGA
- a CDS encoding tripartite tricarboxylate transporter substrate binding protein: MKYSASLAGVIAISSFAVTTAAWADDYPNRPITLVIPWAAGGSTDVVFRTLANAAAKRLGQPFVVENKPGVGGTLGAVTMSKTARPDGYTIAQVSVPLFRLPLIQKSNWDPEKDFTYIVGLMGYTFAITTAAQSPYKNWADVVSAAKKNPGAITYGTSGQSSTPHLGMEQISAMAGIDLAHVPFKSGSETSVALLGGHTQLQVEGGTWIPLVKSGKARLLAVWTEKRSKLFPDAPTLKELGYPLVITSPIGLAGPRGMDPKIVRKLQDAFHAAMGDPEVQKIMDDYLMQPDYKTSEDFRKFMLQEQSKEKALVKRLGLSMQ, from the coding sequence ATGAAGTACAGCGCAAGCCTCGCCGGCGTCATCGCCATTTCATCGTTTGCCGTGACCACCGCGGCGTGGGCAGACGACTATCCGAATCGGCCGATTACGCTCGTCATTCCCTGGGCGGCTGGGGGATCCACCGACGTGGTCTTTCGCACGCTGGCCAACGCTGCGGCCAAGCGGCTGGGTCAGCCTTTTGTGGTCGAGAACAAGCCCGGCGTAGGGGGAACACTGGGCGCCGTGACAATGTCGAAGACTGCCAGGCCAGACGGCTATACCATTGCCCAGGTATCGGTTCCCTTGTTCCGCCTGCCGCTTATCCAGAAGAGCAACTGGGATCCCGAGAAGGACTTCACGTACATCGTGGGCCTGATGGGTTATACCTTTGCCATCACGACGGCAGCGCAGTCTCCGTACAAGAACTGGGCTGACGTCGTCAGCGCGGCGAAGAAAAATCCGGGCGCCATTACGTACGGCACGTCTGGCCAGAGTTCGACCCCGCACCTGGGCATGGAACAGATCAGCGCCATGGCCGGCATCGACCTCGCGCATGTGCCGTTCAAGTCGGGTTCCGAGACCAGCGTCGCGTTGCTCGGCGGACATACCCAGCTACAGGTTGAAGGCGGCACGTGGATTCCCCTGGTCAAGAGCGGCAAGGCCAGGCTTCTCGCGGTCTGGACCGAGAAGCGCAGCAAGTTGTTCCCTGACGCGCCAACCTTAAAAGAACTCGGCTATCCCCTCGTCATCACCTCTCCGATTGGTCTCGCGGGACCCCGCGGCATGGATCCGAAGATTGTCAGGAAGCTACAGGATGCATTCCATGCGGCAATGGGCGATCCCGAAGTGCAAAAGATCATGGACGATTATCTGATGCAACCGGACTACAAGACCTCCGAGGACTTCCGGAAGTTCATGCTGCAAGAGCAGAGCAAGGAAAAGGCGCTGGTCAAGCGCCTCGGACTAAGTATGCAATAA
- a CDS encoding MFS transporter produces MTSIATTEATGLRRLLVHGIGPVAAIAIAQLFGTALWFSANSTAADLMRVWQASEADIGWLTSAVQLGFILGTLGISLSGGADRFRASSIFVGSAISGALFNLAFAWCSTGLVSGAALRFCVGVCLAGIYPMGMKLIVGWAPHRTGQALAQLVAMLTLGTALPHAMRVAGAGLPWQLVITASSLLALLGACVIRVLGDGPHSLMKPRQAPHASTASPAHRSVLHVFRIDSFRAATLGYFGHMWELYAFWTVVPALVARTSLAAMFPDIGVPGLAFMVIGIGGLGSLVGGSLSQRVGSARVALAALSLSGLCAIAFALGWRTLSPVPLLGLLLLWGASVVADSPQFSALAAKACPPELVGSALAIQNSIGFAITVVSIAATTALIERVGLDATWLLVPGPLLGLAGFSLTSLRARASR; encoded by the coding sequence ATGACCTCCATTGCAACTACGGAAGCCACCGGGCTTCGACGCTTACTGGTGCATGGCATCGGGCCCGTTGCGGCGATCGCCATCGCGCAGCTCTTCGGCACCGCATTGTGGTTCAGCGCGAACAGCACCGCAGCCGACCTGATGCGAGTCTGGCAGGCCTCGGAGGCCGACATCGGCTGGCTCACCAGCGCGGTACAGCTTGGTTTCATCCTGGGCACGCTGGGCATCTCCCTGAGCGGAGGCGCAGACCGATTCCGCGCGAGTTCGATCTTCGTGGGAAGCGCGATTTCCGGGGCGCTCTTCAATCTCGCCTTTGCCTGGTGCTCGACTGGCCTCGTCAGTGGTGCGGCGCTTCGCTTCTGCGTAGGCGTCTGCCTCGCGGGCATCTATCCGATGGGGATGAAACTGATTGTTGGCTGGGCACCGCATCGAACCGGTCAAGCCCTGGCTCAACTGGTCGCGATGCTGACGCTCGGCACCGCCCTGCCCCATGCGATGCGTGTCGCAGGCGCTGGTCTGCCATGGCAACTAGTCATTACCGCATCGTCGCTACTCGCCCTGCTCGGCGCCTGCGTAATCCGCGTGCTTGGAGACGGCCCCCATTCCCTGATGAAGCCGCGTCAGGCGCCGCACGCAAGCACGGCTAGCCCTGCTCATCGCTCGGTGCTGCACGTCTTCCGCATTGATTCATTCCGCGCCGCAACTCTGGGATACTTCGGGCATATGTGGGAGCTCTACGCGTTCTGGACCGTGGTACCGGCTCTTGTCGCACGCACATCGTTGGCGGCAATGTTCCCGGACATCGGAGTCCCCGGACTCGCCTTCATGGTGATCGGGATCGGCGGCCTTGGCTCGCTGGTCGGCGGCTCCTTATCGCAACGTGTCGGCAGCGCCAGGGTGGCACTGGCCGCGCTAAGCCTCTCGGGACTCTGTGCTATCGCTTTCGCGCTCGGCTGGCGGACGCTGTCGCCTGTTCCTCTCCTCGGTTTGCTATTGCTGTGGGGAGCGTCCGTCGTGGCCGACTCTCCACAGTTCTCCGCGCTTGCTGCGAAAGCGTGCCCACCGGAGCTCGTTGGCAGCGCCCTTGCAATCCAGAACTCTATTGGCTTCGCCATCACGGTCGTTTCCATTGCAGCGACAACGGCATTGATCGAACGCGTCGGACTGGACGCTACGTGGCTCCTTGTTCCGGGCCCGCTCCTTGGACTGGCCGGATTCTCGCTGACATCTCTACGGGCACGCGCTTCGCGCTGA
- a CDS encoding tetratricopeptide repeat protein: MARFEDRYGLQLSTTSDLAADRYQTGVDLLLSLWPNAGATLDDAIVADPDFALAHAARARLHAIRAEASEAKGKIAVAKELVARHGTERERSHVEVLRLAIHGQSASALASALEHTTRWPRDIMILSLPLGAFGLLAFSGMADHDQARVDLCERHASHFGADDWWFLTYRGWSHGENGDVSRGRALTERALQLRRNNVNAVHALTHVLHEAGAGEEAQALIEDWLPGYDRSGILHSHIAWHAALVALERGDTEQALGIYGQCVAPSNTLGAPINVVSDTASFLWRFQAYGHPVPTGLWQDASAYASRYFQQAGFPFADVHMALVAAASGDTMALEARIKALNQLIEAEKLPAGRVVPAICRAALAFAEEDYLGCASILEPVAHEVVRIGGSGAQREIVEDTLLVALMRSNNATKARALLNKRLHRRPSPRDASWLDALAAA, translated from the coding sequence ATGGCGCGCTTCGAAGACCGGTACGGTCTGCAACTCTCCACGACCTCTGACCTCGCCGCGGACCGCTACCAGACCGGTGTCGACCTGCTGCTCTCGCTGTGGCCGAATGCAGGTGCCACACTCGATGACGCGATCGTGGCCGACCCGGATTTCGCTCTCGCCCATGCTGCCCGCGCACGCCTGCACGCCATCCGTGCCGAGGCGAGCGAGGCCAAAGGGAAGATTGCCGTAGCGAAGGAACTGGTGGCTCGCCATGGCACCGAGCGCGAGCGCAGCCATGTGGAAGTACTGCGGCTGGCCATTCACGGCCAGTCCGCCAGTGCGCTGGCGAGCGCGCTCGAGCACACCACGCGCTGGCCGCGAGACATCATGATCCTGTCCCTGCCGCTGGGCGCCTTCGGCTTGCTCGCATTCTCGGGCATGGCAGACCACGACCAGGCACGCGTGGACCTGTGCGAGCGCCATGCCTCGCATTTCGGCGCGGATGACTGGTGGTTCCTGACCTATCGCGGCTGGTCGCATGGGGAGAATGGGGATGTCTCCCGGGGTCGCGCCCTCACCGAGCGCGCTCTTCAGTTGCGACGGAACAATGTCAATGCGGTTCACGCGCTGACGCACGTGCTGCACGAAGCCGGCGCGGGCGAAGAGGCGCAAGCGCTCATCGAGGACTGGCTGCCTGGCTACGATCGTAGCGGCATCCTGCACAGCCATATTGCGTGGCACGCCGCGCTGGTTGCGCTGGAGCGGGGCGACACCGAGCAGGCGCTCGGGATCTATGGCCAATGCGTTGCACCCTCTAACACCCTGGGCGCCCCTATCAACGTGGTGAGCGATACCGCTTCCTTCTTGTGGCGCTTCCAGGCCTATGGACATCCGGTGCCAACCGGACTCTGGCAGGATGCCTCGGCCTATGCCTCGCGGTACTTCCAGCAGGCCGGCTTCCCGTTCGCGGATGTTCACATGGCGCTTGTGGCAGCTGCCAGTGGCGACACGATGGCGCTCGAAGCGCGCATCAAAGCTCTGAACCAGCTCATCGAGGCGGAGAAGCTCCCCGCGGGCCGCGTGGTGCCGGCCATCTGTCGCGCCGCGCTGGCTTTCGCCGAAGAGGACTACCTGGGTTGCGCCAGCATCCTGGAGCCGGTGGCCCACGAGGTTGTGCGTATCGGCGGCAGCGGAGCGCAACGGGAGATCGTGGAAGACACCCTGCTGGTTGCCTTGATGCGCAGCAATAACGCGACCAAGGCGCGTGCGCTACTCAACAAGCGCCTGCATCGCCGTCCCTCGCCCCGCGACGCAAGCTGGCTTGATGCCCTCGCCGCGGCCTGA
- a CDS encoding AraC family transcriptional regulator gives MRWETIQAPQGAQPPRPMTVRVQSIPARHAFPEHAHDWHQVVYAISGALTVTVAGGSFVISPEQAAWLPTGLPHRVGSLLGAEFRSLWISEGVGGNLPFAVPTVFRVSALLKALIVEAAAISGKEDVDGYKGRVTRLIIDQLHRAEALPGALPWPRRAPLTTLCEALYADPTDTRGPEEWGLALGMSARTLSRRFVGETGISLRSWRRRMRLFRAIELLCGGMSVTRTAMELGYGSTSAFVYAFRLDMGCGPQAFIRGRGDENESRVSVSDAPESSGECGPLPAEVHGRQPCQ, from the coding sequence ATGAGATGGGAGACGATCCAGGCGCCGCAAGGTGCGCAGCCGCCGCGGCCGATGACCGTGCGCGTGCAGTCCATTCCGGCGCGCCACGCCTTTCCGGAGCACGCCCATGATTGGCATCAGGTGGTCTATGCGATATCGGGTGCATTGACAGTTACCGTCGCGGGCGGCTCTTTCGTCATTTCGCCCGAGCAGGCCGCCTGGCTGCCCACCGGCCTTCCGCACCGGGTTGGCTCGTTACTGGGCGCAGAGTTTCGAAGCCTTTGGATCAGTGAAGGCGTAGGCGGGAACTTGCCGTTTGCGGTTCCGACCGTGTTCCGCGTATCGGCACTGCTGAAGGCGCTGATCGTCGAAGCGGCTGCGATTAGCGGTAAAGAGGATGTCGACGGCTACAAGGGGCGCGTCACGCGTTTGATCATTGACCAGCTTCACAGGGCGGAGGCGCTTCCAGGCGCGCTGCCCTGGCCCAGGAGAGCGCCGTTGACGACGCTTTGCGAGGCGTTGTACGCCGATCCGACGGACACCCGTGGTCCGGAAGAATGGGGCCTGGCTCTGGGGATGTCGGCACGTACGCTCTCGAGGCGCTTTGTCGGAGAGACCGGCATATCGCTGCGCTCATGGCGTCGCCGCATGCGGCTGTTCAGGGCGATTGAACTGCTGTGCGGTGGGATGAGCGTAACGCGAACCGCGATGGAACTGGGCTACGGTTCCACATCGGCGTTCGTTTACGCATTCCGCCTCGACATGGGTTGCGGTCCGCAAGCGTTTATTCGCGGACGCGGCGATGAAAACGAGAGTCGTGTGTCGGTATCGGATGCGCCGGAATCGTCCGGCGAATGCGGGCCGCTGCCGGCCGAAGTACATGGGAGACAGCCGTGCCAATAA
- a CDS encoding GntR family transcriptional regulator: MEEASSELALQERIKSLIAQGEFEMGQKISEELLARRLSVGKAPIRRAIASLAAIGIIQVKPRIGTFIFSLSEAEFDQLNLVRALLECAAIRLAMAGNAPGYTLAMRNNVSSAEALDFKDNYRRAYRQLDREFHKLSFVFAANPYLADAYETLDIKIWAMRSLLTFPDSHFQSSLNAHKSVVASLEAGDVEGACERLTEHIRKSFSDRERNLLSRIDS, from the coding sequence GTGGAAGAAGCCAGCAGCGAGCTAGCGTTACAAGAACGGATCAAGTCGCTGATCGCGCAGGGCGAGTTCGAGATGGGCCAGAAGATCAGTGAGGAACTACTGGCAAGGCGACTTAGCGTTGGCAAGGCTCCGATTCGCCGTGCCATTGCATCGCTGGCAGCGATCGGGATCATTCAGGTCAAGCCGCGGATCGGTACGTTTATTTTCTCCCTAAGTGAAGCGGAATTTGACCAGTTGAACCTGGTCAGGGCGTTGCTGGAATGCGCAGCCATCAGGCTGGCGATGGCGGGGAACGCGCCAGGATATACGCTGGCGATGCGAAACAATGTTTCCAGCGCGGAAGCCCTGGATTTCAAGGACAACTACCGGCGCGCCTACCGGCAGCTCGACAGGGAGTTCCACAAGCTCTCCTTTGTCTTCGCCGCGAATCCGTATCTGGCGGACGCCTATGAGACCCTGGACATAAAGATCTGGGCGATGAGAAGCCTGCTGACATTTCCCGACTCCCACTTTCAGTCTTCACTCAACGCGCACAAGTCCGTGGTGGCTTCGCTGGAGGCCGGCGACGTGGAAGGCGCTTGCGAACGGCTGACGGAACACATTCGCAAGAGCTTCTCGGATCGCGAACGAAATCTGCTGAGCCGGATTGATTCGTAG